Within the Coraliomargarita parva genome, the region GTTTGGCGACGCGTGCGGCCTGCAGGTTGAGGGTCTTTGCTTTTTCCGCATCCGAATAGCTTTCGGGGTCTTCAAGTTGGCCCGAAATCCGGGTTTGCTCTTCCTCCAGGGCCAGAATTTCGGTTTCCAGTTCATTGACCCGTTTTTCCAGAATACGCCGTTCCTTGGCGCTTTCCTTCCGCGCCTCGGCATCCCTCCGCCGCCGTTCCTTGGCGCTGAGTGCCTGATGGGCGGTGCCTTCGGCGGCAGGGCTGCCGTCCGGCCGTGCGTTTTTCAAACCGGCGACCAACCCGCTTTGCTCGGATTCGGCGCCTGATTTTCGCAGATAATAATCGTAATTGCCCGCATAGGCGGTCACGCAGCCGGCTTGGATTTGAATCGTCTGCTCGGACAGCGCCCGGATGAAGTGTACATCGTGGCTGACAAAGACCAGGGTGCCGCTGTAGTCCCTGAGTGCGGCGACAAGGGCGTCGATACTCGACATGTCCAAGTGGGTTGTCGGCTCGTCGAGCAGGAGCAGGTTGGGCGGGGCAAGGAGCAGCTTGACCAGTGCCAGCCGGCTTTTTTCGCCTCCACTGAGGACCTTGACCTTCTTGAAGACATCATCTCCGCGGAAGAGGAAGGCGCCGAGGATATTACGGACATCCTGGTCGCTGCAGCCCGGTGCGGTTTGCTGGAGCGCTTCGTCGAGGACGGTGCGTTCCAGATCCAGCACCTCGACCCGCTGCTGTGAGAAATACCCGACGCTTACGTTATGGCCGAGTTCGCGTGTGCCTGCGTTGATCGGGACCTGGTTGGCGAGGATCTTCAGTAGGGTGGATTTGCCCGCGCCATTGGGACCGACGAGGACGACGCGTTCTCCCTTTTCAACCTGCAGGTTGAGGCCTTCATAGACGAGATGGTCCCCGTAGGATTGTTTGACTTGCTCGAGGGTGGCCACGCGCTGGCCGCTACGTTCCGGTTGGGGAAACTTGAAATGGATGACCGGCGCCTCGGATTCCGGTGGTGCAATCCGTTCCATTTTCTCAAGTTGCTTCATTCTGGCCTGTGCTTGGGCGGCTTTGGAGGCCTTGGCCCGGAAACGGCGGATAAAATCCTCCAGTTGTGCAATCTCGCGCTGTTGGTTCTCGTAGGCTGCTTTGTGCTGGATCTCGCGTTCAGCCTTTTGACGGAGGTAGTCGTCAAAGTTTCCGGTGTAGCGGTGCAGGCGCTGATGCCGGATTTCCGAGATATCGTTGCAGACGGCGTTGAGGAACTCGCGGTCGTGGGAAATGGTGAGGATGGCGCCGGAGTAGGCCTTCAGCTGGCTTTGAAACCAGCCCAGTGTCTCGAGGTCCAAATGGTTGGTGGGCTCGTCGAGCATGAGGAGTTCCGGTTCCATCACGAGCAGGCGTGCGAGGTGGGCCCGCATGATCCAACCGCCGCTGAGCGTGCGTGCCGGCATCTCGAAGTCCTCGTGCCGGAAAGCCAGTCCGGCGAGGATACGCTTGGCTTTGGCTTCGAGCACATAGCCTTCAAGTTCGACAAAGCGTTCTTGAGCGGAGAGGCGTTCGGGAGCCTCGGCGGCGGGGTGCTGGCGAAAAGTTGCGTACACCTGTTCCAGTTCCGGAGTCACTGCAGCCGCCAGTTCCAGCACGGTTTCCTCTCCGGCGGGAGCGCTTTCCTGGGGCAGGTAGCCGATGCGCACCCCGCGTTCAAATTCGACCAGTCCGCTGTCGGATTCGGCTTGCCCCAGCAGGATGGAGAACAAGGTGGTCTTGCCTGCGCCATTGGGGCCGACCAGCCCGACCCGCTCACCCTTGTTGAGTCGGAAGGAGAGGTCGGAGAACAGCACTTTCGGGCCGAAGGCTTTGCTGAGTTTCGAGACGGTGAGCATACAAGGGATGAAGCGATGTCTGGGTGCGGGGCGTCTGGCAAAGAAAAATTCAAGGGAGAGCGGCTTTGCTGCAGGCAAGTCTTGATTGTCGGGGCTCAGTGTGTTCGCTTGCTGGGCATGACCCGCTCTGTTGCCCGGAACCATCCGCTTGCCATCCTCTACCAACCCCGCCGTACGGTGCAGGGACTGCTGGAGCGGAAAGCAGGGCATGGCTTGGCGGTTTCCATCGCGGTGCTCTTTGGCGTGGTGCAAAGCCTGCGTGCGGTGCTGTTTTCAGGAGGTGGTAATCCGGTACTCTTGCTGGTGGCGGGCGCGGTTGTCGGTTTGGCCGGGCTGTATTTTTTCGCCTGGCTGCTGCGCAATTTTGCCCGCTGGTTCGGCGGCCATGCCGAGCAGTGGGAAGTACGTCTTGCTCTGGGGCTCGGCTTGTTACCCTGGACCCTGCTTTTCGGTTTGCTGCCTCTGCTTCTTGTCCGCGTGGGGGATGCCGCGGCGGCGCAAACCTATTATCCCCTGTTTATGGTGGGTCTGGTCTACGGCTACGTGATCCTGTTACTCGGTTTGTCCTCGGCCTTGCGCCTGACGGTCCTGAAAACATTCTTTTGCCTCGTGGTCGCCACGCTGGTCAGTATTTTTCCGCTCACGCTGGTGGCCCAACTGATTTTCGGTCCCGCTACCTGATCCTCCCGCGATGCTGCAATACATCAAGATCAAGAACCTCGCTCTTCTGGATGAAGTCACGCTCGAACTGGCACCCGGATTTACCGCGGTCACCGGTGAGACGGGGGCGGGCAAGAGTGTCCTGCTCGGTGCGCTGAGCCTGCTTTCCGGGGCACGCACCGATAAGACCATGATCCGGCAGGGGCAGGAACTGTTGGAAGTCGAGGCGGCCCTGTGGTTTCCGGACAGTGACGTGATCGACCGTGAGCTTGAGGCGCTGGGGCTGCCGGCCTGTGAGGACGGCGTGCTTTTGCTGCAACGCTCGGTCGCACGCAGCAAGATGCCCCGCATCCAGATTAACGGGAGCATGGCGACACTGGCCCAACTTCAGGGGCTGGGGGAGTCCTGGATCGATTTTCATGGTCCGGGGGAGCCGCAGAAACTGTTTCAGGAGCGGCGTCAGTTGGAGATGCTCGACATTTACGCGGGCAATGCCGCGGAACTGGAGGCTTACCGTCAGCAATATCATGTCTGGCGGGCGCTGCTTGATGAAATTACCGGGATCGAGCAGGGCGAGCGTCTGGATGCGGACGAGGTCGATTTCATTCGCAAGCAGATCGCCAAGATCGATGCGGTGGAGGTCAGCGAGGAATCGATCGAGGAACTGGAGCGGGACTACAGCCGAATGGCGAGTGCGCAGGAACTGGTGGGGATCGCTTCCGCCTGTGCCGAAGGCATCGGTGGGGATGAGGGCTTGGATTTGCAGATCAGCCATCTGGTCGCCCGGATGGAAACCCTGGCTGAGCTGGATGCCGCCTCGGAGCCCCTGCTGGAGCGTGCCCGCAGTTTGCAGATCGAACTGCAGGACCTGGGGGATGAATTGGGCCGCTTGGCCGGCGACTATGATTTTGATGCCGAAGCGATCGAAGCTGCGACCGAACGGATGAACCTCTGGCAGGAACTGCGCCGCAAATACGGTGGCAGTGTGAGTTCGGTTCTCGCCCGCCGCGAGGAATTGGCCCGTAAAATCGAGATACAGGGCGATTTGGAAGGCGAGCTGGAAAAGCGCCATGTGCAGGCCGCCAAGCTGGAAAAGGCCTTGCGCAAGCAGGCGTCGGTGCTCCGGAAGGCGCGCGAGAAGGCTTCCGGCCAGCTGGGGGACAAGGCGGGCGCTTTGCTCCAGGCGCTTGGTTTCAAGAAGGCACGGCTGCAGATCGCGTTGACCGAAGAGAAAGAGCTCTCCGAGAGCGGCGACAGTCGTTGCTGTTTCCTCTTTGCCGCCAATGCCGGGCAGGAACTCTTACCCCTGAACAAGATCGCTTCCAGCGGAGAGACCGCGCGCGTCATGCTTGCCCTGAAGACCGTCTTGGCTGAAGCCGATGCGACGCCTTTGTTGGTCTTTGATGAGGTGGACGCGAACGTGGGGGGCGAAGTCGGCCGGGCTGTCGGCGCCGAATTGTCCCGGCTGGCGGACGAACATCAGGTTTTGTGTGTGACCCACTTGCCGCAAGTGGCGTCGCTGGCCCGCAACCATTTTGTGGTCACGAAATCCCAAGACGAGGACAGCACTTCGGTCAGCATTGCACCCATCCACGGTAGCCGCGAGGCCCGGCTTGAAGAACTGGCCCGTATGCTGGGCGACCGGAATTCCGCCTCGGCTTTGGCACACGCCCGAGAACTGCTGGCCTGACGGTCAAGGTTGATCGGAATCGTTAGGATGAAGAGGGTCTGCCTACCCAATGCTTAGCGAGGAAAACATGCTTTGGCCCCTCCACTCTTCGACAACGCTCAGGACAGGCCGCTTTGCAGGAATGGCACTACCTTAAGGGGGATTTGAGAGGAGATAGGTCGTTTGCAGTCGCTTGCATGACTTGAGGTCGGGAGGGCTCCCCAGTCGCCGTGCTACTTCGTGATGCGAAGTCTCGACAAGATCGTCGCGCCGCGGAAACAGGTCGTGTTAATCTGGGCTCGGTCTGTCGAATCGCGGCGATTGGGGACAATCGCCCTCCCTTAAGGTTGTGCCTTTCGTCGCTTTGCAGTCCCCCTCTGCCATATGCGCAAGAATTATGAGAAGAGGTATTAGTGGGGCGCGACATGTTGTATCCTCACACGCTCTTGCGCGGTTATTGGGGGATGCGCACAAAAAAGCCGGCCATGGACGGCCGGCTTCTGAAAGGGAATGGTGCAGCGATCCTACTCGGAATCCGCGCTTGTTTCGGGCTCCGGCAGACCGTTGGTGATCAATTCGTTCATCAAGGAGCTGGAACTGATCATCGCGTTGTAGCGCTTGAGGAAGTTTTGGGTGGTGTCATCTTCCTCGACGGCGCCCATTTCCGGAACTTCCTTGGCGATGACATAGACGAAGCTGCCCTGGCCGCCGCTGGTGATCATGGCAGACAACTCCCCGCCGGCCATGCCGCGTGAGGCCTGGATCAAGGAGGGGCTCAGTTCGCGGGGGGCATCGCTGCCCTTGAAGGTTTCGTAGCTTTGTGCTTCCAGTCCGAGAGACTTGGCGGTTTCCACAAAGTCCGCGCCCTCGGTCAGCTTGGCCTCGAGTTCGGCTTTCAGGCTTACGCCTTTCTCGTTGAAGAGTTCACGCTTCATCTCGACCAGATAGTCACGTTGTACCTCCGTGGCCACGGCTTCGTAGGCGGGAATTTCCGGATCGATGCGTCCTTCATAGATGAGAACCCCGTATCCGCCGTCGTCGAGCGCGTAGGCGTCCGAGTAGTAGCGGTCGTTATTCAGGTCAAAGGCGGATTCCAGCATAGCGCTCGAGATGCGACGCTGCCGGATGCCGCTTTCCGTGTAAGGCTGGATCGGTTTCAGGCTGAGCCCGCTGTCGTTCAAGAGCTTGTTGAATGCGGCTGAGTTGCGCTGGATGCCTTGATCGAAGAGGGTGTAGGCGAAGCTGTCGGCTGCGTGGTTCGCTTGCCGGCCCGCACGTTCCAGGATCCAGTCGGACAAGACGGAGGCCTTCACGTCTTCGAAACCGACCTCTGCTTCGTCTGCTTCCGCATCCTTGGCCTCGGCGGCCAGTTGTTCGGTCGGAGCGGCCTTTTGGGCGGCCTTGTACGCATCCACCAAGCGAGCTCTGTTTTCCATGAAGTGTTCGCGCAGCTGGCTTTCGGTTGGTGCCTCGACCTCGTCCATGTAATCGCTGGTGGGGAAGACGACATAGCTGGCCTGGATGCGTTCCGGAATTTGATAGCGAAGCTTGTTTTCCTCGTAGAAGCTTTTCAGGTCTTCCTCGGCCGGCTCGATTTCGGGCTTGAACTCGGCATAGCTGAGCGAGGCGGATGCGAGGGTGTAGCTGGTGTTTTCGCGTTGTGCCTGTGCCATGGTTTCCGAAGGCAACATGTAGCCGGGGCCCGCCAGGGTCTCTCCGAGCATTTCGAGACGATAGTCTTCTTCGAGCACGGCGACGATCAGGTTGCTTTGCACCCGCGGGTTCGACTCCATGCTATCCACGAAGCTGGTGTAGGCATCGGCGCTGAAGGTGCCGTCCGGGCCGGCAAAGGCGCGGCGTGTCTTGATGAATTCGGTCAGTTCCGCCTGGCTCGGTGCCGGTATCCCGATTTCATCTGCCAGATGCAGCAGGGCAATGCGGCTCATGAGCTCGTTCTGGAACTGCTGTTCGTTTTGTACGGGACGCCCGGTGCGCAGCAATTGGCTCATGGAGGCCTTTTGGCTGAGCAGCTGCATGTCACGTTGGGAGTTCAAGTCGTACTCATAGAACTTCTGCTCGCGGTAGGCGCTGCGGTTGGTGGTGCAGCCGGGGGTGTTGCCGATCGTGAAAACAAAGGCGACAATGACGATACCGAGGAGGCAGAGAAATATCCAGCGACCGTGGCGTATGAGGTGTTTTTGAATCCAGGAGATCATGTGTAATTATAAAAGCAAAGCGCGTGAGGCTAGGCCCGGTGCTGCACCTGTCAACCTATTGGTTGTGCCAGCACCGGCGGCTTGTGCCACTATTTCACCAAGTCGCTGATCTTGGTTTCGGCGGCACCGCAGTCTTTCAGGCTGACGATGTCCTCCAGATAACTCCGGATGGCCGGGGAGGTTTCGGCCACCAGGTCGACCCCCTCGTTATTGCCGTAGGACTCGAAGTCGTTTTTGAAGCGGCCGAGTGTGATCGAATCGACCGGCTTGCCGGCTTGGTAGGCGCGGTCCCGTTCCTCTTCCGCGGTGTTCCCCTCGACCGGATAGAGGTAGCCCAAGCTACAAAGACGTGTGACACAGGTATTCAGGATATGGCTGGGGACCCGGAGCTTCTGATGCAGTTCGCTGGAGCGTATGGGCGGCAGGCCGTGTTGGAAGCGTTGGGCCACGCAGAGTAGGACGCCCAGTGATACCACTTCCTTGCTGCGCTCGCTGATGCGCTGCCAGGCATTTTCGTTTGTCAGGAAATCCGCATTTTGTACGGCATAGGTGACTTGGCCTCCGAGCAGGATGAGCAACCAGAAGGTAAACAGTCCGAGCATGAGCACGATGATGATCCCGACCGAACCGTAGAGGCTTCGGGTGTCGACCACACGTTGCACGTAAAGAAAGGAGAGCAAGTTGTAGAGGTGGAGCAGGACCACCACCAGAGTCGCTCCGATGAAGGCCGGTTTCCACTGGACCGGGGTATTGGGGATGAAGCGGAAGAAGACTGCCAGCAGGGTGGTCAGTATGATAAAGGCGATGATGGGCGAACAGATCTGGATGAGCGAAGTGAAGAGTGTGCCGAGGGGCAGTTTGCCCATGAAGGCTTCGACTTTGGGCAGGACGTTCAGGGTCAATGCGGCGGCACCGAGGACCGCGCCCAGACTCATGAAGGTCCAGTAGGTCACCACTCGCTCGCCCAGCTTGCGTCCTCGCTCCGCGCCCCAGAGGGTGTTAAAGGATTTCTCGATTGAAGTGAGTACTTGGATCCCGATCACGCAGAGCATGAGGGTGCCGAGCACCCCGACGGTTCCGGATTGCGCCTTGGCGATGAAGCCGTTGATCAGTTGCTTCATCTCCTCTCCCAGTTCGGAGCCCGCGGTGGGGCTGTCGCTGCTTTCCGTGGCCAGCTCCAGTTGGGGGGCGGCAAAGGCGATGGCATTGGTCAAGGCTTCGATCGCCAGGTTTTCCCGTGCCATGCCGCTTGCATCCTTCGGGCTTTGGTCGATGATGAAGCCCGAGATCATGATGCCCAAGGCAATGAGCGGCCCGATCCCGATCAGGGAATAGAAAGTGAGTGCCGCTGCTTGTACAGGAATGTTGTTACGTCGTAATCCTTGCCAGGTCAGGGTGAGTACCCGCAGCAACATGTAGAGCCGGGCCCGGGCAGTCTTGCGCCCCAGGTGTTCCAGTTCCCAAATGTCGCGGGATAGCAGTCGTTCGGTCTGCTGTACGTAGTGGCTGACTTTTGAATTCATGTTCTTGGAAGCCTGGATCCTGTCGCCGGTCCGGGCCTCCCGCAAGTCCGGACTATTTGGTGATCAGCTCGAAGGCGACCACTTCGAAGAAGTCTTTGAATCGGTCCTGCAAGGCCAGATAGGCGAGGAAGCCATTGCCTCCCAGTCCGAGAATCAGCGCGATGAGCATGCTGGGTAGCCCACGGGAGATGGTTGCGAGGAAAATACCGGCACCGGCACCGCCGGAGGCGATCATGAGCAGGGGGTCGCCCAGTGCCCAGCCGACATAGACACCGAATCCGAGGGTGAGCATGGCACGCCCCCGCAGGAGGGGATAGACCTCGGTGACCGCCAGGAACAGGAAGATGGCCATCAGGAAGTCGAAGAAGCCCAACATCAGGAAGGGATAATTGACCACCGTGGCGTAGGCTTCCTCCTCGATGGCCTGGCTCACCATCGCGAAATGCGGCATGATTAGGGACACCGCGGAAAAGAGGACCATCAGGCCCAGGCCCGAGCTGGAGAGGGCCGCGGCACGCTGGTAGCTCTTCTCCTTCTTCTTGAGATGCCGCTTTTGCTCGGTGTTGCCGTCGGCGGCTTCCAGCAGGTCTTCCACTTCGACCGTGTTTTCACCGTCACGCTCGGAGGTGTTTTGCGAGGCTTCCCGTTCCTTCAGGGAAAGCTTCAGTTTTTCACGAACGGGGAAGATTTCAAGGCGTAGCGCTTCGTTCAGGGCGATGGGAATCCACTCCTCTTTGTCCTCGTCGTAGTAAAGTGTGTTTTCCGAAAGCTGTCCGGCTTCAGCAAGCGTGCGAAGCTTGGTCACATCAAAGGGGCCTCGTGATTCGTTATCTTCCGGTGTGCGAATATAATAGTCGGACATATTTCGTCTCGCTTATGAGGTTAGTGGAAAGTCCTTTATTGCTGCCAGTTTAGAGCGATTCCAGCAAGCGAAAAGCTACAGCCGATCTAGAGCTTCGGAATGACCTCCGATATGCTGGTCAGGTACAGGATAACGAGCGTGAAACTATTGAAGCATGCATGGAAGATGATCGATGTCTTCAGGTTGCCACCGGCCTCATAGGCCCTAGATAAAAGGAATCCCACGATGACGAGGGGGAAAAACGAGAGCAGGTTGAGGTGTAGGCAGGAGAAGATGACCGCGCTGATGACCTGGGCCGGAATGAGGGTCGTCTGGCTTTTGAAAAAACGGTAAATGCACCCGCGGAAGACGGTTTCCTCGACAACCGGGGCCACGATGACGGCGCAGAACACGAGTAGAAGGATGGCGAAGGGGTTGCCGCCGGACGCCAGCAGGGTGACCAATGCCTGGGGTTCCGGTTCCTTGATCCAGCCCGCTTGCTGGAAGATTTCCAGCAGGTAGCTCCATGGCATCGAGCACAACCAGATAATGGGTAAGCCCCGGATGAAGGCCGGTACCGCGATGCAGGCTGCCTGCCAGAGGCTAATCTCATTCTTGTTCAACCGGTCGGCAAACTGGCCGGGGGCAAAGCGCCGCAGCAGGATGTAGACGGCGAACATCGGTGCTTGGAGCAAGAGCACGGCGAGAACGCCCAGCCAGGGGGTCAGTTCGCCGTCCGCAGCCTTGATCTGTTCCCTGAACACGATACTGCCGGCGACTTGCGTGAATGTAATGCCGAAGATGAGCGCACAGATGAAGATCAGGAAATTCACCCAGCCAATGGACCATGCGTGGATCCCCGGATCCGGAATGATCTGATGCTTCGGCTTCATTATCCGCATCATCCAGAGCACCGCACTGCCACCCAGGGTGGCAAGAATCAGGACGGTCGCTAGGATCAGCGGCAAGTCTGGCATCTGTGTGGCTTCCATTTCGGCTACGCCACTATGCTGGCACCGTCATAGACTTCTTTGCCGCCGACGATGGTTGACTTGACCTTGCCTTTGAGTTGACGGCCGTTCCATGGGCAATTGCGGGATTTGCTGAAGAAAGCGTCCGGATTGACGGTCCACGCTTCGTCCGGGTCAAAGATGCAGATGTCGGCGTTGGCGCCGGTGCTGAGGGTGCCGGCCTCGAGTTTGCAGATTTCGGCACCCTTGTGGGTCATCAGGGCGATCACCTCGCTGAGGGAGAGCCGGCCGCTGTGGTAGAGTGTGCCCAGACTGCTGGCGAGCGAGTTTTCCAAGCCGATGATCCCGAAGGGCGCATAGTCGAACTCGCAGTCCTTTTCGGTGGGCGAGTGGGGCGCGTGGTCGGTGGCAATGCAGCACAGCGTGCCGTCGCAGAGTCCTTGGATCAGGGCTTCGCGGTCCTCATCGGTACGCAGCGGCGGGTTCATCTTAAAGCCCGTGTCGTAGTCTTCCAGGCAGGCATCGGTGAATTCGATATGGTGCGGGCTGGCTTCGCCGCTGACCGGGATCCCGTGGCGGATCGCTCGGCGCAGAATGCCGACGGAGCGGGCCGAGCTCACGTGCTGCATATGGATATGGGCACCGGTGAGCTCCGCCAGGATGACGTTGCGGGCGACGATGATGTCTTCCGCTTCACGGGGCCAGCCGCGCAGGCCGAGCTTGAGCGACCAGTCGCCCTCGTTCATGACCGCACCGGCGGTCAGGCTGGCATCCTGGCAGTGATCCATGACCGGCAGGTCGAACATCTTGGCGTATTCCACCGCACGGCGCATGATTTCATTGCGCTGCACGCACTTGCCGTCGTCGGTCACGGCGACAACACCGGCACTCTTGAGTTGTCCGGTCGGGGCCAGTTTCTCGCCCTCCATGCCGAGGGTCAGGCAGCCGGTCGGGTAGATGCGGATGACGGACTGCTGCTTCGCCTTGTCGACGATGCGGAGGATCGTTCCTGCATTGTCACAGACCGGGCTGGTGTTCGGCATGCAGACCACGGTGGTGAACCCGCCGGCTGCGGCGGCCCGGGAACCGGTCTTGATGTCTTCCTTGTGCGTTTGGCCGGGATCGCGGAAGTGGACGTGAATGTCAACGAGTCCGGGGGCTACCACGAGTCCGGAGGCATCCACCTTGCGCGCTTCCGCTTTTTGCGTGTCGCTCAGCTTGTCCACGATCTTGCCATTCACGGCAAATACGTCGCCGATGCCATCCCGCCCGTTTGCCGGGTCGATTACACGCCCGCCACTGATCCAAAGTATGTCACTCATTTTGAAAGTTAGTTGGTTTCCGGGAGTTCGATCGGCAGCTTGCGGAAGGCGCAATTGCAGAGGTGAAGGGCCGCCATGCGCACCACGATCCCGTTGGTGACTTGCTGCAGGATGACAGAGCGGTCCGAGTCGGCCACTTCCGAGTCGATTTCCACGCCGCGGTTGATCGGGCCGGGGTGCATGATAATGGCTTCCGGTTTCAGCCATTGCACACGTTCCTTATTCAGGCCGAAGCTGGCGGTATATTCGCCGATCGATGGGAAATGGGTGGAGGTCTGTCGCTCGTGCTGGATGCGCAGGAGCATGACCGCATCGGCGTCTTCCAGGGCCTCCTGGAGATTGTGGCAGACCTTGGCACCCATCGCGCTGAAGCCAGTGGGGACCAGTGTGCTGGGGCCGGCGATGGTCACTTCGGCGCCTAGCTTCTGCAGGCAGATGATGTTCGACCGTGCCACCCGGCTGAAGAGAATGTCCCCCAGGATTGTGATCTTTTTCCCGTCCAGCGTGCCGAGCTTTTCAAGCAGGGTGAAAGAGTCCAGCAATGCCTGGGTCGGGTGAGAGTGGGAGCCGTCGCCGGCATTGACCACCGGGATGTCGACCACCTTGCTGAGATAGTTCGGGGCTCCGGAGGCCGAATGACGCATGATGATGATGTCGGCCTTCAAGGCCTCCATATTCCGGGCCGTATCCCGCAAGGTTTCGCCTTTGGTCAGGCTGCTGGCATCGCCGGTCACCGTGATGGTGTCGGCACTCAGCCGGCTGGCGGCCACCTCGAAGGCCAGACGGGTGCGGGTGCTGGGCTCGAGGAACAGGTTCACCACGGTGCGGCCGTTCAGGTAGGGCTGCTTCTTGTCGTCCGCTTCCATTGCCTGTTTGAAGGCGCGTGCGGCGGTGAATATCGTTTCAATCTCGCCCCGGGAGAGGGGCTCGATGCCGATCAGGTCTTTACGGTTCCAGCTTAGGCTCATGATGTCTCGTGTCGTCATGCGCCGCGACTTTCAACCGGCGCCGGAATCGGAAATGTGGAGCCCTGACCACAAAGCGCAACGAGAAATTCGAGCCGAACGCGCATCCGTGTGCGAGCGCAGTCAATTAAA harbors:
- a CDS encoding dihydroorotase yields the protein MSDILWISGGRVIDPANGRDGIGDVFAVNGKIVDKLSDTQKAEARKVDASGLVVAPGLVDIHVHFRDPGQTHKEDIKTGSRAAAAGGFTTVVCMPNTSPVCDNAGTILRIVDKAKQQSVIRIYPTGCLTLGMEGEKLAPTGQLKSAGVVAVTDDGKCVQRNEIMRRAVEYAKMFDLPVMDHCQDASLTAGAVMNEGDWSLKLGLRGWPREAEDIIVARNVILAELTGAHIHMQHVSSARSVGILRRAIRHGIPVSGEASPHHIEFTDACLEDYDTGFKMNPPLRTDEDREALIQGLCDGTLCCIATDHAPHSPTEKDCEFDYAPFGIIGLENSLASSLGTLYHSGRLSLSEVIALMTHKGAEICKLEAGTLSTGANADICIFDPDEAWTVNPDAFFSKSRNCPWNGRQLKGKVKSTIVGGKEVYDGASIVA
- a CDS encoding aspartate carbamoyltransferase catalytic subunit; its protein translation is MTTRDIMSLSWNRKDLIGIEPLSRGEIETIFTAARAFKQAMEADDKKQPYLNGRTVVNLFLEPSTRTRLAFEVAASRLSADTITVTGDASSLTKGETLRDTARNMEALKADIIIMRHSASGAPNYLSKVVDIPVVNAGDGSHSHPTQALLDSFTLLEKLGTLDGKKITILGDILFSRVARSNIICLQKLGAEVTIAGPSTLVPTGFSAMGAKVCHNLQEALEDADAVMLLRIQHERQTSTHFPSIGEYTASFGLNKERVQWLKPEAIIMHPGPINRGVEIDSEVADSDRSVILQQVTNGIVVRMAALHLCNCAFRKLPIELPETN